A part of Aegilops tauschii subsp. strangulata cultivar AL8/78 chromosome 2, Aet v6.0, whole genome shotgun sequence genomic DNA contains:
- the LOC109778101 gene encoding putative MO25-like protein At5g47540 codes for MKGLFKSKPRTPADVVRQTRELLIYVDLHAGSRGADPKREEEKMAELSKNIRDLKCILYGNGEHEPVTEACVQLTQEFFRENTLRLLIMCVPKVNLETRKDSTQVVANLQRQQVNSRILASEYLEANKDLLDTLISGYEDTEVALHYGAMLRECIRHQSIARYVLESDHMKKFFDYIQIPNFDIASDASATFKELLTRHKATVAEFLSKNYDWFFAEFNSRLLSSSNYITKRQAIKLLGDMLLDRSNSAVMMRYVSSKDNLMILMNLLRDSSKNIQIESFHVFKLFAANKNKPAEVVNILVTNRSKLLRFFAGFKTDKEDEQFEADKEQVIKEISAL; via the exons ATGAAGGGCCTCTTCAAGTCGAAGCCGCGGACGCCGGCCGACGTCGTGCGGCAGACGCGCGAGCTCCTCATCTACGTCGACCTCCACGCCGGCTCGCGCGGCGCCGACCCCAAGCGAGAGGAGGAGAAG ATGGCAGAATTAAGCAAAAATATAAGGGATTTGAAGTGTATTCTGTATGGCAACGGCGAACATGAGCCTGTCACTGAAGCTTGCGTGCAATTGACCCAAGAATTCTTCAGAGAGAACACTTTACGATTATTAATTATGTGTGTTCCGAAAGTAAACCTGGAG ACAAGGAAAGATTCTACTCAAGTTGTTGCAAATTTGCAACGACAGCAAGTCAACTCAAGGATACTTGCGTCTGAATACCTTGAGGCAAATAAAGATCTTTTGGACACCTTAATTTCTGG GTACGAGGATACGGAGGTTGCTTTACATTATGGTGCAATGTTGAGGGAATGTATTCGCCATCAGAGTATTGCAAG GTACGTTCTAGAGTCTGATCACATGAAGAAGTTCTTTGACTATATTCAAATTCCAAATTTTGACATAGCATCAGATGCTTCTGCAACCTTTAAG GAACTTCTGACAAGGCATAAAGCAACGGTGGCGGAATTTCTTTCGAAGAACTATGACTGG TTCTTTGCAGAATTCAACTCTAGGCTGCTATCATCAAGCAACTACATAACAAAAAGGCAGGCTATCAAG CTGTTGGGAGACATGCTGCTTGATAGATCAAATTCTGCAGTCATGATGCGATATGTTAGTTCAAAAGATAATCTTATGATTCTGATGAATCTTTTAAGG GACTCGAGCAAAAATATTCAGATAGAATCTTTTCATGTGTTCAAG CTATTCGCTGCAAATAAAAACAAACCAGCTGAGGTTGTGAACATACTAGTCACAAATCGAAGCAAGCTTCTTCGATTTTTTGCCGGATTCAAAACTGACAAAG AGGATGAGCAGTTTGAGGCAGACAAGGAGCAGGTGATAAAGGAGATATCAGCACTGTAA